A window from Acidobacteriota bacterium encodes these proteins:
- a CDS encoding bifunctional folylpolyglutamate synthase/dihydrofolate synthase, with protein sequence MTPQGRLATREFVGVKLGLVTIRTLVDALGHPERTGTPVIIAGTNGKGSVTAMVSHALHAAGLRVGRYTSPHLVHLRERFAIDGTPVTDEALDAALQEVFDAEDALLASNALPGPGTYFELTTATAFVLFRTAAVDVAVLEVGLGGRLDATNVVDAPFAAITSIGFDHMAYLGDSLAHIAAEKAGVIAMGATVVSGVTDDEPARVIEQTCTQRHATLIRTADDVRIATGGSPPGRAGAPTCRAGSASPTNFPATENTPLTIETPRRTYGPLVLGLRGAHQAANAAVAVRLLEALEAAGIGGGRDAIVSGLTQARWPGRLDRRTLPSGAPVVLDGAHNPDGARALAVWLKDAAFTPAILVTACMRDKDVDGLLAPLLPLASRVIATTVDLPRSLPADALASRIATLAPALRVEAVATPADALRAAASGRARVVVAGSLFLVGAALAWLDQAPGPPDPA encoded by the coding sequence AGGGCCGTCTCGCCACGCGCGAGTTCGTCGGCGTCAAGCTCGGGCTCGTCACGATCCGCACGCTCGTCGACGCCCTCGGACATCCCGAACGCACAGGCACGCCGGTCATCATCGCCGGCACCAACGGCAAGGGATCGGTGACGGCCATGGTGTCGCACGCCCTGCACGCTGCCGGGCTGCGCGTGGGCCGGTACACGTCGCCCCATCTCGTCCATCTGCGCGAGCGCTTCGCCATCGACGGCACACCCGTGACCGACGAGGCCCTCGACGCGGCGCTGCAGGAGGTGTTCGATGCGGAGGACGCGCTCCTCGCGAGCAACGCGCTTCCCGGACCGGGGACCTATTTCGAACTGACAACGGCGACGGCGTTCGTGCTGTTTCGCACCGCAGCGGTCGACGTGGCGGTGCTCGAGGTCGGGCTGGGCGGACGTCTCGACGCCACCAACGTCGTCGATGCGCCGTTTGCGGCGATCACGTCCATCGGCTTCGACCACATGGCGTACCTCGGCGACTCGCTGGCCCACATCGCCGCCGAGAAGGCCGGCGTGATTGCGATGGGCGCAACTGTCGTCAGCGGCGTGACCGACGACGAGCCGGCGCGCGTCATCGAACAGACCTGTACGCAACGCCACGCCACACTGATCCGCACCGCAGACGATGTGCGCATCGCGACTGGCGGCTCTCCGCCTGGTAGGGCTGGCGCTCCCACCTGCAGGGCCGGCTCTGCGAGCCCGACCAACTTTCCCGCAACCGAAAACACCCCGCTGACAATCGAGACACCGCGTCGCACCTACGGCCCGCTCGTGCTCGGACTGCGTGGCGCGCATCAGGCCGCGAACGCGGCCGTGGCCGTGCGACTGCTCGAAGCCCTCGAAGCGGCAGGCATTGGCGGCGGCCGCGACGCGATCGTCTCAGGTCTCACGCAGGCACGCTGGCCCGGCCGGCTCGACCGGCGCACGCTGCCGTCGGGCGCCCCGGTCGTGCTCGACGGCGCGCACAACCCCGACGGCGCGCGCGCCCTTGCGGTGTGGCTGAAGGACGCCGCGTTCACGCCAGCCATCCTCGTCACGGCGTGCATGCGCGACAAGGATGTCGACGGCCTCCTCGCACCACTGTTGCCTCTTGCGTCGCGCGTCATCGCCACGACTGTCGACCTGCCGAGATCCCTGCCCGCCGACGCGCTCGCGTCGCGCATCGCCACGCTCGCCCCCGCCCTTCGCGTCGAGGCGGTCGCCACGCCGGCCGACGCGCTCCGTGCCGCGGCTTCGGGACGTGCGCGTGTGGTCGTCGCAGGCTCGCTCTTCCTGGTCGGCGCGGCCCTCGCATGGCTCGACCAAGCGCCGGGGCCGCCCGATCCCGCGTGA
- the thiC gene encoding phosphomethylpyrimidine synthase ThiC: protein MAQSATPTSPLLSYEEAFPGSRKVLVDGPQGTRVPMREIALSGGNAPLRVYDTSGPQGVDVRTGLPQVRRDWIEQRGDTIEEPRHLLLNAWKREMPPALLARTRTRRRARDGQAVSQLAYARRGEITPEMAYIATRESLTPEFVREEVARGRAIIPANVNHPELEPMIIGRNFLVKINANIGNSVVSSSIEEEVDKLRWATLWGADTVMDLSTGKDIHVTREWLIRNSAVPIGAVPIYQALEKVGGRPEELTWELYRDTLIEQAEQGVDYFTVHAGVLLRYVPLTARRVTGLVSRGGSILAKWCLAHHKENFLYTHFREICEIMRAYDVSFSLGDGLRPGSIADANDAAQFGELQTQGELTRIAWEYDVQVMNEGPGHVPMHLIKENMEKQLEWCSEAPFYTLGPLTTDIAPGYDHITSAIGAAMIGWYGTAMLCYVTPKEHLGLPDRDDVKAGVIAYKIAAHAADLAKGHPQARVWDDALSKARFEFRWNDQFNLALDPVTARAYHDETLPADGAKVAHFCSMCGPKFCSMEITQQVRDYAAAQGLDTTTAIEKGLQEKAADFKEAGEIYVREG, encoded by the coding sequence ATGGCCCAGTCCGCTACGCCCACCTCACCGCTTCTCTCCTACGAAGAGGCGTTCCCCGGTTCGCGCAAGGTTCTCGTCGACGGGCCGCAGGGCACGCGCGTACCGATGCGCGAGATCGCCCTGTCTGGCGGCAACGCGCCGCTGCGTGTCTACGACACCAGCGGTCCGCAGGGCGTCGACGTGCGCACCGGCCTGCCGCAGGTGCGGCGCGACTGGATCGAGCAGCGCGGCGACACGATCGAGGAGCCGCGGCACCTCCTGCTGAACGCGTGGAAGCGCGAGATGCCGCCTGCGCTGCTCGCGCGCACGCGCACGCGCCGCCGCGCGCGCGACGGCCAGGCCGTGTCGCAGCTCGCGTACGCGCGCCGCGGCGAGATCACGCCGGAGATGGCTTACATCGCCACGCGCGAGAGCCTCACGCCGGAGTTCGTGCGCGAGGAAGTCGCACGGGGCCGCGCGATCATCCCGGCCAACGTCAATCACCCGGAGCTCGAGCCGATGATCATCGGCCGCAACTTCCTGGTGAAGATCAACGCCAACATCGGCAACTCCGTGGTGTCGTCCTCGATCGAGGAAGAAGTGGACAAGCTCCGCTGGGCCACGCTGTGGGGCGCCGACACGGTGATGGACCTCTCCACGGGCAAGGACATCCACGTGACGCGCGAGTGGCTCATCCGCAACAGCGCCGTGCCGATCGGCGCCGTGCCGATCTACCAGGCGCTCGAGAAAGTGGGCGGACGGCCCGAAGAGCTGACGTGGGAGCTCTATCGCGACACGCTCATCGAGCAGGCCGAGCAGGGCGTGGACTATTTCACCGTTCACGCCGGCGTGCTGCTGCGCTACGTGCCGCTCACCGCACGTCGCGTCACCGGCCTCGTCTCGCGCGGGGGATCGATCCTCGCGAAGTGGTGCCTTGCGCACCACAAGGAAAACTTCCTCTACACGCACTTCCGCGAGATCTGCGAAATCATGCGTGCCTACGACGTGTCGTTCTCGCTCGGCGACGGTCTGCGTCCAGGATCGATCGCCGACGCGAACGACGCCGCGCAGTTCGGCGAGCTGCAGACGCAGGGTGAGCTCACGCGCATCGCCTGGGAGTACGACGTTCAGGTGATGAACGAGGGGCCCGGCCACGTCCCCATGCACCTCATCAAGGAGAACATGGAGAAGCAGCTCGAGTGGTGCAGCGAGGCGCCGTTCTACACGCTCGGCCCGCTCACCACCGACATCGCGCCGGGCTACGACCACATCACGTCGGCCATCGGCGCCGCGATGATCGGCTGGTACGGCACCGCGATGCTCTGCTACGTCACGCCGAAGGAGCACCTCGGGCTCCCCGATCGAGACGATGTGAAGGCGGGCGTGATCGCGTACAAGATCGCCGCGCACGCCGCCGACCTCGCCAAGGGTCATCCGCAGGCGCGCGTGTGGGACGACGCGCTGTCGAAGGCACGGTTCGAGTTCCGGTGGAACGACCAGTTCAACCTCGCGCTCGATCCCGTGACGGCGCGCGCGTACCACGACGAGACGCTGCCCGCCGACGGCGCCAAGGTCGCGCATTTCTGCTCGATGTGCGGACCGAAGTTCTGTTCGATGGAGATCACCCAGCAGGTGCGCGACTACGCCGCCGCCCAGGGCCTCGACACGACGACCGCGATCGAGAAGGGGCTGCAGGAAAAGGCCGCCGACTTCAAGGAAGCCGGCGAGATTTACGTGAGAGAGGGCTAG
- a CDS encoding radical SAM protein: MPRQMPLFEEPLTTRGVAAIVRIAGVEGLPSAERRADNAHYQEVVCRSALNRVKGMAFRWTLNPYRGCTHACEYCYARRYQSQLEMGAGDEFSSYIFVKRNVADVLARQLHAPSWRCELVALGTATDPYQPIEGRYRLTRACLAHLDAANTPVGLVTKGPMVVRDADVLARMSQRGLARVYVSVPTVDPVWEQLEPGTAPPMQRLRAVRHLRDAGVTAGVLMSPLVPGFTTHPSRIAATLQAMADLDVPLLGGNVLHLEDASREHFFQFLEAQAPQLLERYARLYVRKYPDPAYAKQVKAVLTLLRDRYEPSATP, translated from the coding sequence ATGCCCCGCCAGATGCCCCTGTTCGAGGAACCGCTCACCACCCGCGGCGTCGCGGCGATCGTCAGGATTGCGGGTGTCGAGGGCCTGCCCTCCGCCGAGCGGCGTGCAGACAACGCGCACTATCAGGAAGTGGTATGCCGGTCGGCGCTCAATCGCGTGAAGGGCATGGCGTTCCGCTGGACGCTCAATCCCTACCGCGGCTGCACGCACGCGTGCGAGTACTGCTACGCGCGCCGGTACCAGAGCCAGTTGGAGATGGGTGCCGGCGACGAGTTCTCGAGCTACATCTTCGTGAAGCGCAACGTGGCCGACGTGCTCGCGCGACAACTGCACGCGCCATCGTGGCGGTGCGAACTCGTGGCTCTCGGCACCGCCACCGATCCGTATCAACCGATCGAAGGCCGCTACAGGCTCACGCGCGCGTGCCTGGCGCACCTCGATGCGGCGAACACGCCCGTGGGACTCGTGACGAAGGGGCCGATGGTGGTGCGCGATGCCGACGTGCTCGCGCGGATGTCGCAACGCGGACTCGCGCGCGTCTACGTCAGCGTGCCGACCGTCGATCCCGTGTGGGAGCAGCTGGAACCCGGCACCGCCCCGCCGATGCAGCGCCTGCGCGCCGTGCGGCACCTGCGCGACGCGGGCGTGACGGCCGGCGTCCTCATGAGTCCACTCGTGCCCGGCTTCACGACGCACCCGTCACGCATCGCGGCCACGCTGCAGGCCATGGCCGATCTGGACGTGCCGCTGCTCGGTGGCAACGTCCTTCACCTCGAAGACGCCAGCCGCGAGCACTTCTTCCAGTTCCTCGAGGCTCAGGCCCCGCAGCTGCTGGAAAGGTACGCGCGGCTGTATGTGCGGAAGTATCCCGATCCGGCCTACGCGAAGCAGGTCAAGGCCGTCCTGACCCTGCTGCGCGACCGATACGAACCATCTGCAACACCGTAG
- a CDS encoding LPS-assembly protein LptD, with amino-acid sequence MPAFITLRVLTLLLVLTALPTLALAQQLPGFKLSRQLRIEIDGTKTRLIGEVELEQEDGAQRFLADEVEYDRETGKVVATGNVVYTSAQTRIAAERLEFDNTTKLAVFYDATGSTYLGDKVDKSFFGTQEPDALFYGEKVEKVGPKRYKITRGGFTSCVQPTPRWELVSSTALVELEEYAVLTNTVLKVKGVPMFYLPVMYYPIQSDDRATGFLLPTYGSSVIRGQSISNAFFWAINRSQDATITHDWFTKRGQGVGAEYRYVAGPGSQGSFNTYYLKEKEASYSTTAGSVTTPAATNYEIRANVGQALPFKLRARGNIDYFSSIVTRATFNQNPYDWSSRTRTIRGNLSGTWGKQGVSATYDTTELFYTEASSQTMGGTPRLSYSLAQSRIGKTPIYYSLGSEWVNITRVDTDQANNIEYDQGLQRFDITPSVRIPFNKWPFLTFNSSIAYHFTRYSESYVKDVNNRDVQADVPLTRRYWDLRTDIVGPKFTKVWDTPGNGYAEKYKHTIEPTFTVQRLTTFEGYDRIPKLEGYDFTYGGTTRIAYGIVNRFTAKRRAGESAARTRDFLTIGITQSYYSDPRASLYDFGSYPLNYFGREPSNFSPINFSANFSPSQRTNVTARLDWDDRAGEFQSIRVNGSYGLRQWLDVNGGWSQRKFSFDPTRPDNFLNGGTTVRTARNRIGGTFSFYYDMGRQTMIDRRIVGYYNAQCCGIIVEYQTMNFAQYSSFPVPQDRRFNIGFTLAGLGTFSNFLGAFGGNTGASGSFGGRSY; translated from the coding sequence GTGCCCGCATTCATCACGCTTCGTGTCCTCACGCTCCTGCTGGTCCTAACGGCGCTGCCCACGCTGGCGCTGGCGCAGCAGCTGCCCGGGTTCAAGCTCTCCCGTCAGCTCCGCATCGAGATCGACGGGACGAAGACGCGCCTGATCGGCGAGGTCGAACTGGAACAGGAAGACGGCGCGCAGCGGTTCCTCGCCGACGAGGTCGAGTACGACCGCGAGACGGGCAAGGTGGTGGCGACGGGCAACGTCGTCTACACGTCGGCGCAGACGCGCATCGCGGCCGAGCGCCTGGAGTTCGACAACACGACCAAGCTCGCCGTGTTCTACGACGCCACGGGGTCGACGTACCTCGGCGACAAGGTGGACAAGAGCTTCTTCGGCACGCAGGAACCCGATGCGCTGTTCTACGGCGAGAAGGTGGAGAAGGTCGGGCCGAAGCGCTACAAGATCACGCGCGGGGGGTTCACCAGCTGCGTGCAGCCCACGCCGCGCTGGGAGCTCGTCTCGAGCACCGCGCTGGTCGAGCTCGAGGAGTACGCCGTCCTGACCAACACCGTGCTCAAGGTGAAGGGCGTGCCGATGTTCTACCTGCCCGTGATGTACTACCCGATCCAGAGCGACGACCGCGCGACGGGGTTCCTGCTGCCCACCTACGGGTCGTCGGTCATCCGCGGCCAGAGCATCAGCAACGCGTTCTTCTGGGCGATCAACCGCAGCCAGGACGCCACCATCACGCACGACTGGTTCACCAAGCGCGGCCAGGGCGTCGGCGCCGAGTACCGCTACGTCGCGGGCCCCGGCTCTCAGGGATCGTTCAACACGTACTACCTGAAGGAGAAGGAGGCGTCGTACTCGACGACGGCGGGATCCGTCACGACGCCGGCCGCGACCAACTACGAGATTCGCGCCAACGTCGGGCAGGCGCTGCCGTTCAAGCTGCGCGCGCGCGGCAACATCGACTACTTCTCCAGCATCGTCACGCGCGCGACGTTCAATCAGAACCCGTACGACTGGTCGTCGCGCACGCGCACCATCCGCGGCAACCTCTCTGGCACGTGGGGCAAGCAGGGCGTCAGCGCGACCTACGACACCACGGAGCTCTTCTACACCGAGGCGTCGTCACAGACCATGGGCGGCACGCCGCGGCTCTCCTACTCGCTGGCGCAGAGCCGCATCGGCAAGACGCCGATCTACTACAGCCTGGGCTCGGAGTGGGTGAACATCACGCGCGTCGACACCGACCAAGCCAACAACATCGAGTACGACCAGGGGCTCCAGCGCTTCGACATCACGCCGTCTGTACGGATCCCGTTCAACAAGTGGCCGTTCCTCACCTTCAACTCCTCGATCGCGTACCACTTCACGCGCTACAGCGAGAGCTACGTGAAGGACGTCAACAATCGCGACGTGCAGGCCGACGTGCCGCTCACGCGGCGCTACTGGGACCTGCGCACCGACATCGTCGGGCCGAAGTTCACGAAGGTGTGGGACACGCCGGGCAACGGCTACGCCGAGAAGTACAAGCACACGATCGAACCCACGTTCACCGTGCAACGGCTCACCACGTTCGAGGGGTACGACCGCATCCCGAAGCTGGAAGGGTACGACTTCACGTACGGCGGCACGACGCGCATCGCCTACGGCATCGTCAATCGCTTCACGGCAAAACGGCGCGCCGGGGAGTCTGCCGCACGCACGCGCGACTTCCTGACGATCGGCATCACACAGAGCTACTACAGCGACCCGCGAGCCAGCCTCTACGATTTCGGTTCGTATCCGCTGAACTATTTCGGGCGTGAACCGAGCAACTTCTCGCCGATCAACTTCAGCGCGAATTTCTCGCCCAGCCAGCGCACCAACGTCACGGCACGCCTCGACTGGGACGACCGCGCCGGCGAGTTCCAGAGCATCCGCGTGAACGGCAGTTACGGCCTGCGCCAGTGGCTCGACGTGAACGGCGGCTGGAGCCAGCGCAAGTTCTCGTTCGATCCGACGCGGCCCGACAACTTCCTCAACGGCGGCACGACGGTGCGCACGGCGCGGAACCGGATCGGCGGGACGTTCTCCTTCTACTACGACATGGGGCGCCAGACGATGATCGACAGACGCATCGTCGGCTACTACAACGCGCAGTGCTGCGGCATCATCGTCGAATACCAGACGATGAACTTCGCGCAGTATTCGAGCTTCCCCGTGCCGCAGGATCGCCGCTTCAACATCGGCTTCACGCTGGCCGGTCTCGGGACCTTCTCGAACTTCCTCGGCGCGTTCGGCGGCAACACGGGCGCGAGCGGAAGCTTCGGGGGACGGTCCTACTAG
- a CDS encoding GDP-mannose 4,6-dehydratase, producing MTRPTVVTGAAGFAGQHLVALLRQDGPVEGWYRPGVPPPPASLALDGVTWREVDLREASVVGAAIASARPSSLYHLAGAANQGAAWAHTDVALDLNARVTHVLLRSIGRHAPDARVLVTTSAAVYAPSDEPLSEDARVSPATPYGVSKLAQEMVARAAVREGLDVVIVRPFNHIGPGQGPGFFAPEFARQLARIERGLEAGPLRVGNLTARRDFTDVRDTVRAYRLLMQRGASGEVYNVCRGEAFEIGALLDMLRAAVTVPVDVDVDPAKLRPVDVSLLLGDRTRLTAITGWHPDIPITRTLEDILTEQRNAIR from the coding sequence ATGACTCGCCCCACTGTCGTCACTGGTGCGGCGGGCTTCGCCGGCCAGCATCTCGTGGCGCTCCTGCGCCAGGACGGGCCCGTGGAGGGCTGGTATCGCCCGGGCGTCCCGCCACCGCCCGCATCACTGGCACTCGACGGCGTGACGTGGCGCGAAGTGGACCTGCGCGAGGCGAGTGTCGTCGGCGCCGCGATTGCGTCGGCGCGTCCGTCGTCGCTGTACCACCTCGCCGGTGCAGCCAATCAGGGTGCCGCGTGGGCGCACACCGATGTCGCACTCGACCTCAACGCGCGAGTGACGCACGTGCTGCTGCGCAGCATCGGCCGTCACGCTCCTGACGCACGCGTGCTCGTGACGACGTCGGCCGCCGTGTATGCGCCGTCCGATGAGCCGCTGAGCGAGGACGCGCGCGTGTCGCCGGCAACGCCGTACGGCGTGAGCAAACTCGCGCAGGAGATGGTGGCGCGCGCCGCGGTGCGAGAGGGGCTCGACGTGGTGATCGTGAGGCCCTTCAACCACATCGGCCCCGGTCAGGGTCCCGGTTTCTTCGCGCCCGAATTCGCCAGGCAACTGGCGCGCATCGAACGCGGCCTCGAAGCGGGCCCGCTGCGCGTGGGCAACCTCACGGCGCGACGCGACTTCACCGACGTCAGGGACACGGTGCGCGCGTACCGGCTGCTGATGCAGCGGGGCGCAAGCGGCGAGGTCTACAACGTGTGTCGCGGCGAAGCGTTCGAGATCGGCGCGCTGCTCGACATGCTGCGCGCCGCCGTGACGGTACCGGTCGACGTGGACGTCGACCCCGCGAAGCTCCGCCCGGTCGACGTCTCGCTCTTGCTCGGCGATCGCACTCGCCTCACCGCGATCACGGGCTGGCACCCGGACATCCCCATCACCCGCACGCTCGAAGACATCCTCACCGAACAACGCAACGCGATTCGCTGA
- the htpX gene encoding zinc metalloprotease HtpX, with protein sequence MTSAVKTAALLGLLSALFLYIGQLLGGEGGLLIAFVIAIVMNFGSYWFSDKIVLAMYRAREVGPDHPLSQLTADLARRAQLPMPRVYIIPDDSPNAFATGRNPQHAAVAATEGIMRLLSRDELAGVMAHELAHVKHRDILISSVAATIAAAIMMVARMAQFASFFGHSRSDDGEGSNPIALLVGIFVAPLAAMLIQSAISRSREFGADAGGAEIAGSPMGLVNALRKLESASKRVPMDANPATAHMFIIKPFSVRGLFSLFSTHPPTEQRISALMGPR encoded by the coding sequence ATGACCAGTGCTGTGAAAACTGCTGCGTTGCTGGGCCTGCTCAGCGCGCTGTTTCTGTACATCGGACAACTCCTCGGCGGCGAGGGCGGACTCCTCATCGCGTTTGTCATCGCCATCGTCATGAACTTCGGGTCCTACTGGTTCTCCGACAAGATCGTCCTGGCGATGTATCGCGCCAGGGAGGTCGGGCCGGACCACCCGTTGTCCCAGCTCACCGCCGACCTCGCGCGGCGGGCGCAGCTCCCCATGCCGCGCGTCTACATCATTCCCGACGACTCCCCGAACGCGTTCGCCACGGGGCGCAATCCGCAGCACGCGGCCGTTGCGGCCACCGAGGGGATCATGCGCCTGCTGTCGCGCGATGAACTGGCGGGCGTGATGGCGCACGAGCTCGCGCACGTCAAGCATCGCGACATCCTCATCAGCTCCGTGGCGGCGACAATCGCCGCCGCGATCATGATGGTGGCGCGCATGGCGCAATTTGCGAGCTTCTTCGGCCACTCGCGATCCGACGATGGGGAAGGGAGCAACCCGATCGCGCTGCTGGTGGGCATCTTCGTGGCACCCCTCGCGGCGATGCTGATCCAGTCGGCGATCTCGCGGTCGCGCGAGTTCGGGGCCGATGCCGGCGGGGCGGAGATCGCCGGGTCGCCGATGGGCCTGGTCAACGCGCTCCGCAAGCTCGAATCGGCCAGCAAGCGCGTGCCGATGGATGCCAATCCGGCGACGGCTCACATGTTCATCATCAAGCCGTTCAGCGTGCGCGGCCTGTTCTCGTTGTTCAGCACGCACCCGCCGACCGAACAGCGGATCTCGGCGTTGATGGGCCCCCGCTGA